A single genomic interval of Plantibacter sp. Leaf314 harbors:
- a CDS encoding response regulator transcription factor — MTSDEPRSLRVAVADDAVLLREGVVQILRAGGHDVVGSFGSAIELVERIDDGLQLDAVVLDIRMPPTHTDEGIVALEQLRATGFRAGVLLLSTYAVPAYAVRALGSGGGTGYLLKDRVADSGTLVDAVERVAAGESVVDPEVVSLLVAERTRSDGLDHLTEREREVLTLMAEGRSNSGIAKALVVSLKTVEAHISRILAKLGLEDSPADHRRVLAVVRWLEHTDG, encoded by the coding sequence ATGACCAGTGATGAACCGCGTTCGCTGCGCGTCGCCGTCGCCGACGACGCCGTGCTGCTCCGCGAGGGCGTCGTCCAGATCCTCCGGGCCGGCGGTCACGACGTCGTGGGGTCCTTCGGTTCCGCGATCGAGCTGGTCGAGCGCATCGACGACGGACTGCAGCTGGACGCCGTCGTCCTCGACATCCGCATGCCGCCCACCCACACCGACGAGGGGATCGTGGCCCTTGAGCAGCTCCGGGCCACGGGGTTCCGTGCCGGGGTCCTCCTCCTCAGCACCTACGCCGTGCCCGCCTACGCGGTCCGCGCGCTCGGTTCGGGCGGCGGCACGGGCTACCTCCTCAAGGACCGCGTCGCCGACTCGGGGACGCTCGTCGACGCCGTCGAACGGGTCGCGGCCGGTGAGTCCGTCGTCGATCCGGAGGTCGTCTCCCTCCTCGTCGCCGAACGCACCCGTTCCGACGGGCTCGACCACCTCACCGAGCGTGAGCGGGAGGTCCTCACCCTGATGGCCGAGGGGCGGTCGAACTCCGGTATCGCGAAGGCGCTCGTCGTCAGCCTGAAAACCGTCGAGGCGCACATCAGCCGCATTCTGGCCAAGCTCGGACTCGAGGACTCGCCGGCGGACCACCGCCGCGTGCTCGCGGTCGTGCGTTGGCTGGAACACACGGATGGCTGA
- a CDS encoding histidine kinase, with the protein MADGRPRGRATSLPIPAPVGRGRLPWPLRLVILVVAALLCVCSVVFGAGQPGIADSNGLPWLVGHLAALTAAGLIWWLAPTSVPGWVIVGYTVAETAYMWAYGVEAGWLWPLLMSISVLPGVALVWLALAFPAGRLRRGFDRRLVITASVYLVTYAIATLVLTRRYPLDAQHEPSSYAVLANGGLAAVLGQVHAAVMGLFAVVVAGVVLLRWARSSGAARQVAFIMPVAFVLWLVIGVGWSLARLGGWPQDLRLAVEDLNAFSVVLVPAAYATGLVRMRAIRARAVDLVQTGGLSETGHDRWDSSVKTVLGDRSARLVWPGSQRTTGRDARGRAMSSVGDADAPLVYIEHDAALLDNPQLLRSVSASLRIMIDNERLTGELRHSLREVNRSRLRIVQAADEARRRAERDLHDGSQQQLFSVALRLRMASDAARADGQLALAEGLETTIEQLASAIKELRELARGLHPALLADGGLGPAIAELGRRCTVVTRVSVELRERPTQLIESTVYYVVSECLANVTKYSEATGCEVTVGDADGRLRVVVADDGVGGADPASGSGLRGLADRVDAVGGTMRIESPRGGGTAVTIELPV; encoded by the coding sequence ATGGCTGACGGTCGCCCACGCGGACGGGCGACCTCGCTGCCGATCCCGGCACCCGTCGGTCGTGGCCGACTGCCATGGCCGCTCCGCCTCGTCATCCTGGTCGTGGCGGCGCTCCTCTGCGTCTGCTCGGTGGTGTTCGGTGCGGGCCAGCCGGGCATCGCGGACAGCAACGGGCTGCCCTGGCTCGTCGGTCACCTCGCCGCGCTGACCGCCGCCGGCCTCATCTGGTGGCTGGCTCCGACCTCGGTCCCCGGGTGGGTGATCGTCGGGTACACCGTTGCCGAGACGGCCTACATGTGGGCGTACGGCGTCGAGGCGGGCTGGCTCTGGCCGCTCCTCATGTCGATCTCCGTCCTCCCCGGGGTCGCCCTGGTCTGGCTGGCCCTGGCCTTCCCCGCCGGCCGCCTGCGGCGTGGCTTCGACCGCCGGCTCGTCATCACGGCGTCGGTCTACCTCGTCACGTACGCGATCGCGACCCTCGTGCTGACCCGTCGATACCCGCTCGACGCGCAGCACGAGCCCAGTTCCTACGCGGTGCTGGCGAACGGCGGGCTCGCCGCCGTGCTCGGCCAGGTGCATGCCGCCGTCATGGGGCTCTTCGCCGTGGTCGTCGCCGGCGTGGTGCTCCTGCGGTGGGCGCGCAGCAGCGGCGCGGCCCGGCAGGTGGCGTTCATCATGCCGGTGGCCTTCGTCCTGTGGCTCGTCATCGGCGTCGGATGGTCCCTCGCGCGCCTGGGCGGTTGGCCGCAGGACCTCAGACTCGCCGTCGAGGACCTCAACGCCTTCTCGGTGGTGCTCGTGCCGGCGGCCTATGCGACGGGGCTCGTCCGGATGCGGGCGATCCGCGCCAGGGCCGTCGACCTCGTGCAGACCGGCGGGCTGAGCGAGACCGGCCACGACCGCTGGGACAGCTCCGTGAAGACCGTCCTCGGCGACCGCTCGGCCCGTCTCGTGTGGCCGGGGTCGCAGCGGACGACGGGTCGCGACGCTCGGGGACGGGCGATGTCGAGCGTCGGCGACGCGGACGCCCCGCTCGTCTACATCGAGCACGACGCCGCGCTCCTCGACAACCCGCAACTGCTGCGCTCGGTGTCGGCGTCGTTGCGCATCATGATCGACAACGAGCGGCTCACCGGAGAACTCCGGCACTCCCTGCGCGAGGTGAACCGTTCGCGGCTGCGCATCGTCCAGGCGGCGGACGAGGCGCGCCGTCGTGCCGAGCGCGACCTGCACGACGGTTCGCAGCAGCAGCTCTTCTCGGTCGCCCTCCGGCTCCGGATGGCGAGCGATGCGGCGCGAGCCGACGGGCAGCTCGCGCTCGCCGAAGGACTCGAGACGACCATCGAGCAGCTCGCGAGCGCGATCAAGGAGCTCCGCGAGCTCGCGCGCGGGCTCCATCCGGCGCTCCTCGCCGATGGTGGTCTCGGGCCGGCGATCGCCGAACTCGGTCGGCGTTGCACGGTCGTCACCCGTGTGAGCGTCGAGCTCCGCGAGCGCCCGACGCAGCTCATCGAGTCCACCGTGTACTACGTCGTCTCGGAGTGTCTGGCCAACGTCACGAAGTACTCGGAGGCCACGGGCTGCGAGGTGACCGTCGGCGACGCGGACGGCCGCCTGCGGGTGGTCGTTGCGGACGACGGGGTGGGCGGCGCGGACCCGGCGAGCGGGAGCGGACTGCGCGGCCTCGCCGACCGGGTCGACGCCGTCGGCGGGACCATGCGGATCGAGAGCCCTCGCGGCGGCGGGACGGCCGTCACGATCGAGCTGCCCGTCTGA